A single region of the Paraburkholderia sp. SOS3 genome encodes:
- a CDS encoding fimbrial biogenesis chaperone yields the protein MKSFVQTMIAAVLAGMALIGGANASVTIGGTRVIYPLDQREVTVKLENDSKNPSLVQVWMDDGNADSKPGEAKVPFVITPPIFRMDPRKAQMLRVIFSGDAALPQDRESVYWLNVLDIPPKAEQKADTNSLQFAFRTRIKVFVRPPKLPGSPDDAPRQLEWKLVPAPQGKGQALSVSNPTPYFVSFSEVDVVNGSQSWRNEAGGMVPPLGTTVLAMPKMDAVSGAATVRYTAINDYGGALTGDAPLHH from the coding sequence ATGAAATCTTTCGTTCAGACAATGATCGCGGCTGTCCTCGCCGGCATGGCTCTGATCGGCGGGGCGAACGCGAGCGTGACAATCGGCGGTACGCGCGTCATCTATCCGCTCGATCAGCGTGAAGTCACCGTCAAGCTCGAAAACGACAGCAAGAATCCTTCGCTCGTGCAGGTATGGATGGACGATGGCAACGCGGATTCGAAGCCGGGAGAAGCGAAAGTGCCGTTCGTGATCACGCCGCCGATTTTCCGGATGGACCCGCGCAAGGCGCAGATGCTGCGCGTGATTTTCAGCGGCGATGCCGCGCTGCCGCAGGACCGCGAGTCCGTTTATTGGCTCAACGTGCTCGATATTCCGCCGAAAGCCGAACAGAAGGCTGACACGAATTCGCTGCAGTTTGCTTTCCGCACACGCATCAAGGTGTTCGTGCGGCCGCCGAAATTGCCGGGCAGCCCGGACGACGCGCCGCGTCAGCTCGAATGGAAACTCGTGCCGGCGCCGCAAGGAAAAGGACAAGCGCTGTCCGTGTCGAATCCGACGCCGTATTTCGTTTCGTTTAGCGAGGTCGACGTCGTGAATGGTTCGCAAAGCTGGCGCAATGAAGCGGGCGGCATGGTGCCGCCGCTCGGTACGACGGTGCTGGCGATGCCGAAGATGGATGCGGTGTCTGGGGCCGCTACGGTTCGATATACGGCGATCAACGATTACGGCGGTGCGTTGACGGGCGACGCACCATTGCATCACTGA
- a CDS encoding fimbria/pilus outer membrane usher protein, which yields MKTSSRQQSHLNLKIDAVASTLKPITTVVLSVFAVLGTAQAADAPTSSHSAASSNAAVSFDTTFLQTDPTQKLDVARFARGNPVSPGVYSVDIWVNDARVAHEDVRFVPAQTGESARPCLSRKSLQGFGVDFAKAAADTGAKPSANDDASSNDAGECVDLGAVVPGATVEFDFSEQKIVVTVPQKYMRNSARGYVPPEMWEQGVNAGFVSYNANAYRADGSGMHSTQEYLGLNAGLNLGAWHFRHQSSVTAATGQATRFDNVATYVQRDVAKLRSQVTLGDAYTTGDVFDSVSFRGAQIATDDRMLPESLRGYAPVVRGTAETNARVTVRQNGQVIYETTVSPGAFEIDDLYATGYGGNLDVTVTEADGRTKSFTVPYASVAQSLRPGTTRFAFTAGQLRNDALQTKPNFAQFTMQRGLTNMLTVYGGAIVSNGYLAANTGAAFNTKYGAFSADVTASQTQVPGQNAMHGTSLRIGYSKFIDPTDTSITVAAYRYSTAGYMSFSDAATLRDAALHGGDLSTVDRERGRMQVTINQNLKDRGSVFFTASTQHYWNRSGSDTFFQAGYSNSYKYGTYSITAGRTRNSDGSMSNEIMLSTTIPLGHTQHAPMLTTNLSKNGDTSNLQASVSGTAGENNQLSYNAYGTYGQSAGSGSGNAGVSGVYRAPYAQVTASASAGAHSAQVSAGVSGSIVAHPGGVTFSQTVGDTFGVVEAKGAEGARVTSAQGVKVNRSGYAVVPYLTPYGMNTVDIDTKGTSTDVEFESTSEHAVPRAGSVVMLKYKTVAGRAALIQAPRLGGEALPFGAEVVDQNGRNVGVVAQDSRIFVRGLEDHGALVVKWGDEAGQQCQVNYALPKQSGKAPDAYLSVQAHCVGMTSIQAQAK from the coding sequence ATGAAGACCTCAAGCCGTCAACAGTCGCACCTGAATCTCAAGATCGATGCAGTCGCATCCACTCTCAAGCCAATCACGACGGTCGTGTTGTCCGTTTTTGCGGTATTGGGCACCGCACAGGCGGCAGATGCACCGACTTCGTCTCATAGCGCCGCCAGTTCGAACGCGGCAGTTTCATTCGATACGACATTCCTGCAGACCGATCCCACACAAAAGCTCGATGTCGCGCGTTTTGCGCGTGGCAATCCGGTTTCGCCGGGTGTGTATTCGGTGGACATCTGGGTCAACGACGCACGCGTCGCGCACGAGGACGTTCGCTTTGTGCCGGCGCAAACAGGTGAAAGCGCGCGTCCGTGTCTTAGCCGGAAGTCGTTGCAGGGGTTCGGCGTCGACTTTGCGAAAGCCGCGGCCGATACAGGCGCAAAGCCGAGCGCCAACGATGACGCATCGTCAAACGATGCCGGCGAATGCGTCGATCTCGGCGCTGTGGTGCCGGGCGCAACGGTCGAGTTCGACTTCTCCGAGCAGAAGATCGTCGTGACCGTGCCGCAGAAATATATGCGAAATTCGGCGCGCGGCTATGTGCCGCCCGAGATGTGGGAGCAGGGCGTGAACGCGGGCTTCGTCAGCTACAACGCGAACGCCTACCGTGCGGACGGCTCTGGCATGCATTCGACGCAGGAGTACCTGGGCCTGAACGCAGGCCTCAATCTCGGCGCATGGCACTTTCGCCACCAGTCGTCCGTGACGGCCGCGACGGGGCAGGCGACGAGATTCGATAACGTGGCGACTTACGTGCAGCGCGACGTGGCGAAACTGCGCTCGCAGGTCACGCTGGGCGACGCCTATACGACGGGCGACGTATTCGACAGCGTGTCGTTTCGCGGCGCGCAAATTGCCACCGACGACCGCATGCTGCCCGAGTCGCTGCGCGGTTACGCGCCGGTCGTACGCGGCACGGCCGAGACCAATGCACGCGTAACGGTGCGCCAGAACGGTCAGGTGATCTATGAAACGACGGTTTCACCCGGCGCGTTCGAGATCGACGACCTCTACGCCACAGGCTACGGCGGCAATCTCGATGTGACGGTGACCGAAGCCGACGGCCGCACGAAAAGCTTTACGGTGCCGTATGCATCGGTTGCGCAATCGTTGCGGCCGGGCACGACGCGTTTCGCGTTCACAGCAGGCCAGTTGCGCAACGACGCATTGCAGACGAAGCCGAACTTCGCGCAGTTCACGATGCAGCGCGGCCTGACGAACATGCTGACGGTCTATGGCGGCGCGATCGTGTCGAACGGATATCTCGCGGCAAACACTGGCGCAGCGTTCAATACAAAATACGGCGCATTCTCGGCGGACGTGACCGCATCGCAAACGCAGGTGCCCGGACAAAATGCAATGCATGGCACGAGCCTGCGGATCGGTTACAGCAAGTTCATCGATCCGACCGACACGAGCATCACGGTGGCGGCCTATCGCTATTCGACGGCCGGCTACATGAGCTTTTCCGATGCGGCCACACTGCGTGACGCGGCGTTGCACGGCGGTGACCTGAGCACCGTGGACCGCGAGCGCGGCCGCATGCAGGTGACGATCAACCAGAACCTGAAGGATCGCGGCAGTGTGTTTTTCACGGCCTCGACGCAGCACTACTGGAATCGCAGCGGCAGCGATACGTTCTTTCAGGCAGGCTATTCGAATAGCTACAAGTACGGCACCTACAGCATTACTGCGGGGCGCACGCGCAACTCGGACGGGTCGATGTCGAACGAGATCATGTTGAGCACGACGATTCCGCTCGGCCACACACAACATGCGCCGATGCTGACCACCAATCTGTCGAAGAACGGCGATACCTCGAATCTGCAGGCCAGCGTGAGCGGCACGGCGGGCGAGAACAATCAGCTGTCGTACAACGCGTATGGCACATATGGACAGAGCGCGGGCTCGGGAAGCGGCAATGCAGGCGTGAGCGGCGTGTATCGCGCACCGTATGCGCAGGTGACTGCGTCGGCGAGCGCAGGCGCGCATTCGGCGCAGGTTTCCGCGGGGGTGAGCGGCTCGATTGTCGCGCACCCGGGCGGCGTGACATTCTCGCAGACGGTCGGCGATACGTTCGGCGTCGTGGAAGCGAAGGGCGCGGAAGGCGCTCGCGTGACGAGCGCGCAAGGGGTCAAAGTGAACCGTAGCGGTTACGCGGTCGTGCCGTATCTGACGCCGTATGGCATGAATACCGTGGACATCGATACGAAGGGCACGTCGACGGATGTCGAATTCGAATCGACGTCGGAGCATGCGGTCCCGCGCGCGGGATCGGTCGTGATGCTGAAGTACAAGACGGTGGCAGGCCGCGCCGCATTGATTCAGGCGCCGCGGCTCGGTGGCGAAGCGTTGCCGTTCGGTGCCGAGGTGGTGGACCAGAATGGACGCAACGTTGGGGTGGTGGCGCAGGATAGCCGGATTTTTGTGCGCGGCCTGGAGGATCACGGCGCGTTGGTGGTGAAGTGGGGCGACGAGGCGGGGCAGCAGTGCCAGGTGAATTACGCGTTGCCGAAGCAGAGCGGGAAGGCTCCGGACGCCTATTTGTCGGTACAGGCACATTGCGTGGGAATGACGTCGATTCAAGCGCAGGCAAAGTAA
- a CDS encoding DUF1109 domain-containing protein: MNTENLIAVLAADVAPVGRRIVERRMLCALFIAVGGAVTLLLFSYGVRSDLAWLVSTPVFWAKVAFAASVACAALVATVRLARPGVAVGRAWAGLVAPAAIVLIVALTVLWFAPRDTRAALVMGHTWRTCSLNIAALSVPGLVAILAVVRGLAPTRLRLSGAAAGLLAGAIGTAAYCLRCPETSVPFWATWYLLGIAIPTFAGAVLGKKVLRW, from the coding sequence ATGAATACCGAGAACCTGATTGCAGTTCTGGCGGCGGACGTCGCGCCGGTCGGCCGGCGCATCGTCGAGCGGCGCATGCTTTGCGCGCTTTTCATTGCCGTAGGCGGCGCGGTCACGTTGCTGCTGTTCAGTTACGGCGTACGGTCCGATCTCGCGTGGCTTGTCTCTACACCGGTCTTCTGGGCCAAGGTCGCATTCGCGGCGTCCGTTGCCTGCGCCGCGCTTGTTGCAACGGTGCGGCTCGCGCGGCCCGGCGTTGCAGTCGGACGCGCGTGGGCCGGCCTCGTCGCACCGGCGGCCATTGTCCTTATCGTCGCGTTGACAGTCTTGTGGTTCGCGCCGCGCGATACGCGCGCAGCGCTCGTCATGGGACACACGTGGCGAACCTGTTCGCTGAATATCGCAGCGCTCTCTGTGCCGGGCCTCGTTGCGATTCTCGCGGTCGTGCGCGGTCTCGCCCCTACACGCTTGCGACTATCGGGCGCGGCTGCAGGGCTTCTGGCGGGCGCGATCGGCACGGCAGCGTACTGTTTGCGATGCCCGGAGACGAGCGTGCCGTTCTGGGCAACGTGGTATCTGCTCGGTATCGCGATACCGACGTTCGCCGGCGCTGTGCTGGGTAAAAAGGTGCTGCGGTGGTGA
- a CDS encoding DoxX family protein, which produces MQNSRPLTGLVGSFLSDRTKCAYWAPLPLRFIVGYGFMAHGVAKIVKHPEVFANILQALHVPAPHFMAWATIVIELLGGLAILLGAFVPLVSIPMAVVLAVATFTVHVQFGFTSIKLMAVTAAGPQFGPPGYETDLLYLACLVALVLGGAGPFALDGYIGNRLRPKLA; this is translated from the coding sequence ATGCAAAACAGTCGGCCATTGACCGGGCTAGTCGGTTCGTTTCTGTCGGACAGAACGAAGTGCGCGTATTGGGCTCCGCTGCCGCTGCGATTTATTGTGGGTTACGGATTCATGGCGCACGGCGTAGCGAAGATCGTCAAACATCCCGAGGTCTTCGCCAATATTCTTCAGGCGCTGCACGTCCCTGCGCCGCACTTCATGGCTTGGGCGACGATCGTCATCGAGCTGCTGGGCGGGCTCGCGATCCTGCTCGGCGCATTCGTTCCTCTTGTCAGCATACCGATGGCAGTCGTGCTCGCCGTTGCCACCTTCACCGTGCACGTGCAGTTCGGCTTCACGTCGATCAAGCTGATGGCCGTGACGGCCGCGGGCCCGCAATTCGGCCCGCCCGGCTATGAAACCGATCTGCTGTATCTCGCATGTCTCGTGGCGCTGGTGCTAGGCGGCGCCGGTCCGTTTGCGCTGGACGGCTATATCGGAAACCGGCTGCGCCCCAAACTCGCATGA
- a CDS encoding sigma-70 family RNA polymerase sigma factor, whose translation MNRGNEGTGAPHAHPVEERLRTLFIRSLDGDSAAYHVFLQELAKHVRALLRKRLPNLRDDVEDILQEVLLAIHRGRHTYRRDEPLTAWVHAILRYKLADFLRAHARREALNDPLDDVPDLFGDSGIEPAEVKRDLGKLLDLLPDRQKLPILHVKVEGRSVEETARATGLSEPAVKVGVHRGLKALALKIRGGKT comes from the coding sequence ATGAATCGAGGCAATGAGGGCACTGGGGCACCTCACGCACACCCGGTGGAAGAACGGCTGCGAACGCTTTTTATCCGTTCGCTCGACGGCGACTCCGCCGCTTACCACGTGTTTCTGCAAGAGCTTGCGAAACACGTGCGCGCGCTGCTGCGCAAACGCCTGCCGAATCTGCGCGACGATGTGGAAGACATCCTGCAGGAAGTGCTGCTCGCGATCCACAGGGGGCGTCATACGTACCGCCGCGACGAACCGTTGACCGCATGGGTGCACGCGATCCTGCGCTACAAGCTCGCCGATTTTCTGCGTGCCCACGCGCGGCGAGAAGCGCTAAACGATCCGCTCGACGACGTGCCGGATCTCTTCGGCGATTCCGGTATCGAGCCCGCGGAAGTCAAGCGCGATCTCGGCAAGCTGCTCGATCTGCTGCCCGACCGGCAGAAGCTGCCGATCCTGCATGTGAAAGTCGAAGGCCGGTCCGTGGAGGAGACAGCTCGTGCGACCGGCCTTTCCGAACCCGCTGTGAAAGTCGGCGTGCACCGCGGCCTGAAGGCGTTGGCATTGAAAATACGGGGTGGAAAGACATGA
- a CDS encoding DUF4148 domain-containing protein encodes MKTFAMLAMALAAFSSANVFAQGKTRAEVYQELVQAKQNGLDFVTDASYPDVSPVYQNTVAYLKQKALAKNEQQNARSTADADTSVAR; translated from the coding sequence ATGAAGACATTCGCGATGTTGGCCATGGCGCTCGCAGCATTCAGTTCAGCCAACGTATTTGCACAAGGGAAAACGCGCGCCGAGGTTTATCAGGAACTCGTGCAGGCGAAGCAGAACGGTCTCGATTTCGTGACCGACGCTTCGTACCCTGACGTGAGCCCCGTGTATCAGAACACCGTCGCCTATCTGAAGCAGAAGGCGCTTGCAAAGAACGAGCAGCAAAACGCGCGCTCGACTGCGGATGCCGATACGTCGGTCGCCCGCTGA
- a CDS encoding peptide chain release factor 3, with protein MSLSELQRRRTFAVISHPDAGKTTLTEKLLLFSGAIQIAGTVKGRKSNRYATSDWMEIEKQRGISVASSVMQFEYGDAVINLLDTPGHEDFSEDTYRVLTAVDAAVMVIDGANGVEAQTLKLLEVCRSRKTPIVTFINKLDREVREPLELLDEIEQHLGVAAVPFTWPIGMGKDFQGVYDIQRDQVRVFRAGRDTLGGDVETLQAISDEDGERRFGYAWTKAKDEVDLITGATPTFDRDEFLAGQQSPVLFGSAINNFGVKEILDALVDLAPPPSARMTVQRPVRPDEPKFTGVVFKVQANMDLAHRDRVAFIRVCSGRFERGMALKVTRSNKTFRANNVVTFLSQRRETVSEAYAGDIIGIPNHGTLSLGDTLTEGEDLQFVGLPFFAPEIFQTVEVVDPMRAKQLGEALKQLGEEGAIQVFKPVVGGLMILGAVGQLQFEVVSHRLSTEYKVDVRMMSARYKMSRWVTCDDAGELRRFLDSYSARIALDASNAPTYLASHISEIEVAQKAWPKIVFNELRERSGAPFTKAI; from the coding sequence ATGTCACTCTCCGAACTCCAGCGCCGCCGCACGTTTGCGGTTATTTCCCACCCTGACGCGGGCAAAACCACGCTCACGGAAAAGCTGCTGCTTTTCTCCGGCGCAATCCAGATCGCCGGCACCGTGAAGGGCCGCAAGAGCAACCGCTACGCAACATCCGACTGGATGGAAATCGAAAAGCAGCGCGGCATTTCCGTTGCCAGCTCGGTCATGCAGTTCGAGTACGGCGACGCGGTGATCAACCTGCTCGACACGCCGGGCCACGAAGACTTCTCGGAAGACACCTACCGCGTGCTGACCGCGGTCGATGCCGCGGTGATGGTGATCGACGGCGCGAACGGCGTCGAAGCGCAGACGCTGAAGCTGCTCGAGGTGTGCCGCAGCCGCAAGACGCCGATCGTCACGTTCATCAACAAGCTCGACCGCGAAGTGCGCGAGCCGCTCGAACTGCTCGACGAAATCGAACAGCACCTCGGCGTCGCAGCCGTGCCATTTACGTGGCCTATCGGCATGGGCAAAGATTTCCAGGGCGTCTACGACATCCAGCGCGATCAGGTCCGCGTATTTCGCGCAGGGCGAGACACGCTGGGCGGCGACGTCGAAACGTTGCAGGCTATTAGCGATGAAGATGGCGAACGGCGTTTCGGCTACGCCTGGACCAAGGCAAAGGACGAAGTCGATCTGATCACGGGCGCCACACCGACGTTCGACCGCGACGAATTTCTCGCGGGCCAGCAGTCGCCCGTGCTGTTCGGATCCGCAATCAACAACTTCGGCGTGAAGGAAATCCTTGACGCGCTTGTCGATCTTGCGCCGCCGCCGTCCGCGCGCATGACCGTGCAACGCCCGGTTCGACCCGACGAGCCGAAATTTACCGGTGTGGTGTTCAAGGTGCAGGCAAACATGGACCTTGCGCACCGCGACCGCGTCGCGTTCATTCGCGTGTGTTCCGGACGCTTCGAACGCGGTATGGCACTGAAGGTCACGCGCTCGAACAAGACGTTCCGCGCGAACAACGTCGTCACGTTTCTGTCGCAACGCCGCGAAACCGTCAGCGAGGCGTACGCGGGCGACATCATCGGTATTCCGAATCACGGTACGTTGAGCCTTGGCGACACGCTGACCGAAGGCGAAGACCTTCAGTTCGTCGGTCTGCCTTTCTTTGCCCCGGAAATCTTCCAGACCGTCGAAGTGGTCGACCCGATGCGCGCGAAGCAACTCGGTGAAGCGTTGAAGCAGCTCGGCGAAGAAGGCGCGATCCAGGTGTTCAAGCCCGTTGTCGGCGGCCTGATGATTCTCGGTGCGGTCGGTCAGCTGCAGTTCGAAGTCGTGTCGCACCGGCTTTCGACTGAATATAAGGTCGACGTGCGCATGATGTCGGCACGCTACAAGATGTCGCGCTGGGTCACGTGCGACGATGCGGGCGAACTGCGGCGCTTTCTCGATTCGTATTCGGCGCGCATCGCGCTCGACGCATCCAATGCGCCGACCTATCTGGCCTCGCATATCTCCGAGATCGAAGTCGCGCAGAAGGCCTGGCCGAAGATCGTCTTCAACGAATTGCGCGAGCGCTCGGGGGCGCCGTTCACGAAGGCGATCTGA
- a CDS encoding GNAT family N-acetyltransferase produces the protein MTVRNLDALFRPTSVAVIGASHRPGSVGAMVWKRLTEGGFSGPIWAVNPKYDILDGHASVGDVGDLHEPPTVAIVCTRPATWPAIVHNLGGHGTRAVIIVGETRSDEDRTHLQHALSAARPHLLRILGPGSLGLITPALRAHLGAPACTVKAGGVAWVSQSNALTNAVLGWADARGLGFSHAVALGDEADVDAGDVLDYLASDAGTRAILLEVDTIHAARKFMSAARAAARNKPVLALRSGRDDPTDALYTAAFRRAGMVRVDALDDLLDEIETLGLGRVAAGSSATLITSDRGLATLSHDAFRAAGDTLAPCSQQNIAAIREALPLATPGNPLLLGGTALPEHFGTALKVLADQRDTGTAFVVHASTHSAPAEEVAQTLIAHQRYAYRGLLACFFGGISLSTRDALHAHGIPVHSTPQRLARAFARLVDYRLGRELLMQTPEGQHARVSEAVDAAQAQACAALNADIAELDGDAAARLLAHFGLVALPPQQRAEPAIVDIEVELRDDDNFGPVFRFTAPSEDGIAPPLRLYGLPPLNPVLSRDIVANSAYARYTDPESILAALTSVSQAVCDIREIVGLSLVLRVTKDRVAVVDPRIHLSRTRSRFAIVPYPRRYEETFDWHGEKLTVRPIRPEDEMAHRDMIGAMTPDDLRLRFFGAVRGFDHSQLARMTQIDYDREMALIATVPAADGSTRTLGVVRAVSDPDNETAEFAVAVRSDQKGRGLGRLLTQRIIAYAKTRGIHWLVGEVLRENTAMLGLAKACGFTITHTDDPAIMAFRMALGDPET, from the coding sequence GTGACCGTCCGCAATCTCGATGCATTATTCCGCCCGACATCCGTCGCTGTCATCGGTGCATCGCACCGTCCGGGCAGCGTCGGCGCGATGGTCTGGAAGCGCCTGACCGAAGGCGGGTTCAGCGGCCCCATCTGGGCAGTCAATCCGAAGTACGACATCCTCGACGGCCACGCGAGCGTCGGCGACGTGGGCGACCTCCACGAACCGCCCACCGTCGCGATCGTGTGCACGCGGCCCGCCACCTGGCCCGCGATCGTGCACAACCTGGGCGGCCATGGCACGCGTGCGGTGATCATCGTCGGCGAAACGCGCAGCGACGAAGACCGCACGCATCTGCAGCACGCGCTGTCGGCTGCGCGCCCGCACCTGCTGCGCATTCTCGGCCCCGGCAGTCTCGGCCTCATCACGCCGGCACTGCGCGCGCATCTGGGTGCGCCGGCGTGTACGGTAAAAGCGGGCGGCGTCGCGTGGGTGTCGCAATCGAATGCGCTGACGAACGCCGTGCTCGGCTGGGCCGACGCACGCGGCCTCGGCTTCTCGCACGCCGTCGCGCTCGGCGACGAAGCCGACGTCGACGCGGGCGACGTGCTCGACTATCTCGCAAGCGACGCCGGCACACGCGCGATCCTGCTCGAAGTGGATACGATCCACGCCGCGCGCAAATTCATGTCGGCCGCTCGCGCCGCCGCGCGCAACAAGCCCGTGCTCGCGCTGCGCTCGGGCCGTGACGATCCGACCGATGCGCTCTACACCGCAGCGTTTCGCCGCGCGGGCATGGTGCGCGTCGATGCGCTCGACGATCTGCTCGATGAAATCGAAACACTCGGTCTCGGCCGTGTCGCGGCCGGCTCATCGGCGACGCTGATCACCAGCGACCGTGGCCTCGCCACGCTATCGCACGATGCGTTTCGCGCGGCCGGCGACACACTCGCGCCGTGTTCGCAGCAAAACATCGCTGCGATCCGCGAAGCGTTGCCGCTTGCCACGCCCGGCAATCCGCTGCTGCTCGGCGGGACCGCGCTACCCGAGCATTTCGGCACCGCGCTGAAAGTGCTGGCCGACCAGCGCGACACCGGAACCGCATTCGTTGTGCACGCATCGACCCACAGCGCGCCGGCAGAAGAAGTCGCCCAAACGCTGATCGCCCATCAGCGCTACGCGTACCGTGGCCTGCTCGCGTGCTTTTTCGGCGGCATTTCGCTCTCCACGCGCGATGCGCTGCACGCGCATGGCATTCCCGTGCATTCGACGCCTCAACGCCTGGCTCGCGCTTTCGCGCGTCTCGTCGACTATCGCCTCGGTCGCGAATTGCTGATGCAGACGCCGGAAGGGCAGCACGCCCGCGTGTCCGAAGCGGTCGATGCGGCGCAGGCGCAAGCGTGCGCGGCGCTCAACGCGGACATCGCGGAACTCGACGGCGACGCGGCCGCGCGTCTGCTCGCGCACTTCGGCCTCGTCGCGTTGCCGCCGCAACAGCGCGCGGAACCAGCGATCGTCGATATCGAGGTCGAACTGCGCGACGACGACAACTTCGGCCCGGTGTTTCGTTTCACCGCGCCCTCGGAAGACGGCATCGCGCCGCCGCTGCGTCTTTACGGGTTGCCGCCGCTGAACCCGGTCCTGTCGCGCGACATCGTCGCGAACTCCGCTTACGCGCGATACACGGATCCCGAGTCCATCCTTGCCGCCTTGACCTCGGTATCGCAGGCGGTTTGCGACATCCGCGAGATCGTTGGCCTGTCGCTCGTGTTGCGCGTGACGAAAGATCGCGTCGCCGTCGTCGATCCGCGCATCCATCTGTCGAGAACGCGCAGCCGCTTTGCGATCGTGCCGTATCCGCGCCGCTACGAAGAAACCTTCGACTGGCACGGCGAGAAGCTGACCGTGCGGCCGATCCGACCCGAAGACGAAATGGCGCATCGCGACATGATCGGCGCAATGACACCCGACGACCTGCGTCTGCGATTCTTCGGCGCGGTGCGCGGCTTCGATCATTCGCAACTCGCCCGGATGACGCAGATCGACTACGACCGCGAAATGGCGCTGATCGCGACAGTGCCGGCGGCCGACGGCTCGACGCGCACGCTCGGCGTCGTACGCGCGGTCTCGGATCCCGATAACGAAACCGCGGAATTCGCCGTCGCCGTTCGTTCCGACCAGAAAGGCCGCGGACTGGGCCGCCTGCTGACGCAACGGATCATCGCGTACGCGAAAACGCGCGGCATACATTGGCTCGTCGGCGAAGTGCTGCGAGAGAACACAGCGATGCTCGGGCTCGCGAAAGCGTGTGGCTTTACGATCACGCATACCGACGACCCGGCCATCATGGCTTTCAGAATGGCGCTCGGCGACCCCGAAACGTAA
- a CDS encoding fimbrial protein, whose protein sequence is MKSRLSTLAFISAGVFGVASLNAHAADGTLAIRGAVADTTCSINGVASGSQTNIDVNLPVVPAGSLVVAGEVAGTSHMGDIQMSLSGCTGLATKAIARFENGPTVDQETGFLKNEFLGNGAKNVEIRLLNDQLQPIDIRNGNNNRISENGKPITGGSAILNYFAQYIATGKAEAGPVTTSVEYTMQYQ, encoded by the coding sequence ATGAAATCTCGTCTTTCTACGCTCGCATTCATTTCAGCCGGTGTGTTCGGCGTGGCGTCGCTCAATGCCCATGCAGCGGACGGCACCCTTGCCATTCGAGGCGCCGTTGCGGATACGACGTGCTCGATCAACGGCGTCGCGTCCGGTTCGCAGACCAACATCGACGTGAACCTGCCGGTGGTCCCGGCGGGTTCTCTGGTGGTCGCCGGCGAGGTTGCCGGTACGTCGCACATGGGCGACATCCAGATGTCGCTCAGCGGTTGCACGGGACTGGCCACGAAGGCGATCGCGCGTTTTGAGAACGGTCCGACGGTCGATCAGGAGACCGGTTTTCTGAAAAACGAATTCCTCGGCAACGGCGCGAAAAACGTTGAGATTCGTTTGCTGAACGATCAGCTTCAGCCGATCGACATTCGCAACGGCAACAACAACAGAATCTCCGAGAATGGCAAGCCGATCACCGGTGGCTCAGCTATCCTTAATTATTTCGCGCAATATATTGCGACCGGGAAAGCGGAAGCCGGGCCCGTCACGACTTCGGTCGAATACACGATGCAATACCAGTAA
- a CDS encoding RNA polymerase sigma factor, whose translation MSAPALCDEMLSHVPKLRRYARALLLNRERADDLVQDTLERALRNASRYRPDTDLRAWLMTIMHNIFVNDVVRAANAKVHIAVDDASILDDQFMVDGQHAAGLEMRDLDSALQQLPAEQREIVLLVGLEEMSYAQIADTLNLPIGTVMSRLSRARNKLRMLLARD comes from the coding sequence ATGAGCGCACCGGCCCTCTGCGACGAGATGCTCAGCCACGTACCGAAGCTTCGGCGTTACGCTCGCGCGCTACTCCTCAACCGTGAACGCGCGGACGATCTCGTGCAGGATACGCTCGAGCGCGCGTTGCGCAATGCGTCGCGATACCGTCCCGATACGGATCTGCGTGCGTGGCTCATGACGATCATGCACAACATCTTTGTCAACGATGTCGTCCGTGCTGCGAATGCGAAAGTGCATATCGCGGTGGACGACGCGAGCATCCTCGACGATCAGTTCATGGTCGACGGGCAGCACGCGGCCGGTCTCGAAATGCGCGACCTCGATAGCGCGTTGCAGCAGTTGCCGGCCGAGCAGCGCGAAATCGTGCTGCTCGTCGGCCTTGAGGAAATGAGCTATGCGCAGATTGCCGATACGTTGAACCTGCCGATCGGCACGGTGATGTCGCGTCTATCCAGGGCGCGTAACAAGCTGCGCATGTTGCTCGCGCGCGACTGA